CAGTCTTTTGACCTCTGCTTGAAGTTCAGCCATCTGGGTCATAAGTTCGGCCTGCGTAAGCTGGTGGACTCCGTTGTCTGCCATGTCTGGAGATCGTGTGATCTGAAAAAGAAAACTCAAGAGGTAGAAATATAAAGGAAAAAGGTTAGTTTTACGtggccccacggtgggcgccaaatGTTCCGTCCTGAGTGCGCCGAGGTATGTGGCTTGCAGTTGAGCGCTTGACTTCTTGACTAAGCTATACGTCGTCTTGGCTCAATGGTGCGGAATGACCTCGGCTCTCTGAAACACGGCGGCGGGAGCACCTGCacaagacactccgacgctcaagtaaGTATGTGAGTTATAAGAGAGTAGAGAATAATAAGTAATAATGAGTTCTGTGACCTGGTGTTCATGGGTTGTGTGTCTTGACTTTATAGGCGAATGGTATGTTAGTAAGGGCCTAGTTTGTTCCGATGTATCTGGTGAGTGCTGTTACCAGTATCTTTGACTTGTGCAGAGACGTGATTTGGTTTGATAACGGTTAGGGGATAAGGATGACTTAGTCAGAAATTTCTGTTTTGTTTGTTTCCAAGGTTTAAGTTCGGTTTCAGTGTTAATCTTGTTCCCGAATATAATGGATACACATCAGTAAAATAGGAAGAGATCGAGTAGAATAAAAACCCGCCTTCTACTCACTCCATTGCCTCCCCTGCTTGTGAgaatcaataatttttttgcaaacaaccattttatttaaaatacaaTCGATTCTTTTCTTCTAGgagtaaattaaatttttccATTGAGGGGTTAATTCTTTCATTGGAAAACGCCTTGTTTAAATATAGTAAAACAATATGGGAATCAATTATGAGAACTATGGTATTGATTTTTTCtccgtttttaccattatgcatgttttaaaaaatactaagaCTAGTGTTTTTCAATACCTTTGTTTATGAAACAATTTCACACatctttttatgaaaatttgTACTTACAAagatattttaacatatatgaGAGGAATACttaagttgttattttttaaaagaattatcTAAGCCCTATATCTATCCTAGACTCTTTGTAATTTTGGACTTTGCTTCGTTGTttcctttgtttctttttttcttattattacaTGATCCCCAAATTTCTGTAGTTACCATTCATCAAAATCACATTCCTAAAATATTTAAactcatgcatgcatacatctatATTTACAATTTCGCTCTTATTTGATAATAACAACTCTTCTATATTTGTCATTTATAATGAAATTTTAATCAACTTCGGGAACGGACAAGgtagaaaaaaatattgaatatttAACTAATAGTCAatctgaaattcaaaatttgtaagtaatttttttttaaaagttccCATTCTGCCAAGAGGAACTTCTACATCTTTTATAGAATTTCAACAATCAAATTCAATCCGATTAGCCGAATTTCTAATAATagcaaaattaaaatatactgATTGttgaatatgaaaaaaaatcaatcaagTTTGTATCAATATTTAACCATTATTCATATGTCTCTagcaaataatttataattttggagtatgtaattttataatattattaaaatttttataaaaaaaatttgaatttgatccgattttttaaaaaaaattgacattagacaaataaaataaaaaaatgctcaCACGTACAAAACTTAAAAAAAGATACTTTTCGGTGTGTACTTTTCTACCTATTAACTTATTGATTCATATATCTCGTCAGATtactttaaatttttagaaaaaataattttatcatataaaaatttaCTGTTATTATTACTATAAGTCATCAAATCAAATATGCTGGTCTAATTAATTTGGCTTTGTCTATTATATTGTAGAATTTGCCATATTCAAAATCAACAAAGTTTTTCACTGACGACCGAAAAGGAGAGAGGGAATGTTTACCGCGTACTAatgtattattatataaatttattaactaTTACACTCTAACGCAAATAGCTTCTTATTGTTACTTTTTTGAATCTTATTATTACGTATTTTATGATGTTATTCAAATAACAAAAGTCCAATCACATAAAAGTTtggatattttattttatccgAATGGGTCAAAATTTGCTACAAGCTAAGATAATTATGCCATCGTCCACAATATCCACATACCACATCCGCTACGTCATTCTTCTAACTTCTAATCTTTCCCGATTCCTCATTAGCCGCCCAACAAGGGTCAAGAAAAtaatttcaaaacataaactattaaaataataCTCAAAATTTTATGTTGCtacaaaaataattcttaaaaatatGAGCCAtaaatgaattttaaaattatttaaaaatatattaaaaataacaataaatattatatattttttataagagaaaaatTGGTTTTagcaaataatttattttttgattttttaactttcaaaattttggtaattcataataatttcttttaaattattaaattattaagataaacaaaacttattttttttataatgctTACAAAAGTTCGTATTAAAATATGatctcaaaattttattttagaatataatatatttaatatcaaattatttttttcgcattttttaaattttttataaatttatttattgttcATATCTTTTCGTGTTATTTCTTTTTaaagatataaatttttaagTACCATTTTAGTAATTTACCCAATTAAAAGATATAGACTAATTCAAAATCGATGTTATATCTAACCCCCAAGCTAAGGGGTACTATAAATATGAGTCTTTATGGTTGCCACCCATCGTCACAAACAAAGCCTTCACTCATAATTGCATTTAACTTGTTCATTTCTGAGCTATCTTAGCTCGAGACATGGAGCTTAATTTGAAGCGCCAGATCGGAATTTTTTGTGTTCTATTGATCTTACCAGCACTATGCAGTGCTGCGTTTACAAAATCCAGAGCAACATTTTATAGTACCTCTGATGGTTTAGGGACTCCAAGTACGTTAGTTCCATCTCCACTCTTCCAACCAGCTAACTATTATATGCAGCTAAATGCATGCACAAATAattattccctttttctttctcttcctttttttgtCCTAGTTACTAGGCTAAAGTTACaaagagtattttatttaacaCGAATATATATTGTCATCTTTTTACTCTTTCATTTCCTCTCTCTCActcttaacttttttttttcaatatttttttataaaaaaggtAAAAGGAGACAAAAGAATAGATAAAAGACTATCTATACTGGATTTAGGAGGTTTCTTTATTCAttgttttattttgtaggtGTGTTTTCTCAAATTAGGTTGTGTTATGTATACatgcaaaaataaaaattagggtATATATACTCAAGAACTGGAATATATAATATAGTCCTTAATATATACATGCATCTTAATACTCTTTTTGTTTACATtattatcttataattttttcctataaaataaaaatacccAAACATCAATTTTATTCATGTATGTATAAATTTATCcatattttaaactttttatgataatttattcattttttataaatataaaattaattttttgtaagaGGAAAACAGTAATTTACTGTTTCAGTTAGGGACGAACATAAGGGGCGAGTGGAGGTCTTGACccaacttttaaaaaaaaaaattaataataataagttattaagtatgatttaattttttaaaaaaattatttagtatttagtcTACTATAAATAAAAGTGAAGTCCaacttaaatattaataatttttaatataaaaacagtaagtaataatattaaaaaattttaaaaaagatattattactaatattttttaattaaacaaaattttttaaatctcATAAAGTGGATTCTTTTTTTTGTGATCGTCTTTCTTGATTCATTTGGTATTAATTTTCTCTAATTTCAACTGCTGCAACTAAGAGATTTTTTTTCAGATATAAATATTGTGAAGAATAACtcagaaacaaaataaaaaatgataactttcttgctaattgtcttttaattatattgaaaaaaaattgttgaaaattttgataaattctaTTATCGATGAATTTTATGATACAAATGGACCACTTCGTTAGTAAAACATACACATATTTTTTgtactttaaaatatattcactattaatatatttttgtaatatattttacactatataattttttgtataatattttaatattacaTATATTATTAGTCCCATGATAATATTATCAGtacttaataataaataaataaataaataatatgatGATGATGGAATATATGTAAAAATATTATAGCTGGACGCTGTGGGTACGGCGACTATGGAAGGACGGTCCACGGAGGAAGTGTCGCCGGTGTGTCAAACCTCTGGAGGGATGGAGTTGGCTGTGGTCTTTGTTATCAGGCAATATTCTTattcctcttctttttattaataataataataataattcttagTAAAATACAGTAAGATAGCttcttaaatttaatattattttattctgtCTACAATTTACCTTATAATTGGCTAAAAATATATTAACGGTTTTATGTTTGATGTTTACTTTCTTGGCAGCAAAAGCTATTTTATAGTCTGAACATGCATGGATGATTCACTTGTTTGTCCTACTTTCAATTTTATATTTCAGGTGAGGTGCACAAACCCATCGCTGTGCAACAGTAATGGAGCATACTTGGTGGTAACAGACTACGGTGCAGGAGATAGAACAGATTTCATAATGAGCCCAGCGGCCTTCTCAAGTTTGGGAGTCAACTCAACAGCAAATGATGAACTCAGGAAACTAGGCACCGTTGATATTGAATACCAGAGGATTTCATGCAGTTACCCTGGCCAAAACATTGTCATCAAAATCAAAGAGAGTAGCACCAACCCTGGTTACTTGTCTATTGTACTTTTCAATGTTGGTGGAACATGCGATGTCATTGCTATTCAGTTGTCGCAGTCGGGCAGCAACACATGGGTTTCTTTGCAGAGGGTGGACGGTGCAGTTTTTCAGATTTCAAACCCGCCAAGTGGGACCCTCAGATTCAGATTCCAAGTTAATTGCGGTTCTGGACTTGAATGGAGGCTCCCCAAGAATGACATCCCTGCTAACTGGAGGGCTGGTGCCACTTATGACACTGGCATTCAGTTTTAAATTTGTAAGAATAATAATGCATGATTTGTGTTTGTGTGCTGCTGCCTCATGTgatttgttttgttgttttttttttgtgatgtGAGACTGGAAAATAATGGGGCTACTTGTCCGTCAAATATATGTATATGAAGAAATAAATGTGGTGCAATTTCTCCTTTCTTAATTCATGGTCATATGACTATAATTCATTCGTTATTGCTGTTATCTTTTATCCTTAGCGTTACTCGCTCATATCTGAACATTCAGACATTTGACTTTGCATACAAGACCTCATCATTTGTGTAAGTGTCTGTTGAATCTCTGTTCTTCGTGGTAGAGAAAGCGGGTAAGAGAAGAGATATTACAAGAGCAGAGTCTCAAAAGTTTCTAATATAAATTCTGATTTAAGAATGATGAATATTATCTTGCTACAGATACATGTCATTACTTATACATTGGCTGCTGCTGTGCGAAAATGAAACTCGCACAACTGAACCGGCAAGTGTATCGGGTTGTCCAAATAATActtcaggtgagtgagggtcgattcCACGAGGATTGTCGGATCGAGCAATCTGTGATTATTCTGCAGATCTTAGTCAGACGAATAGAAAGATAGTTGTTATTTGTTGTAGGCGCATAAACAGAACAATAACAAAAAGACGTAGAAACAATGATAAGAAATCAGTTAAGCTCTCGAAGATGCTTGTTCTTCCGGATTAATACTTCTTACTGACTAATttaacaatgaatgattcattTAATGGCAAGGCTGTAAGTGATTAAGTCAGGGGTagtggtcattaatctcctctgaTCTAAACCAAACACCAGTAGTGATAGTTCAATCTGGAAGAGGGTGAAGTTCACACGATTTAATCTCTGGTGATCcaactcaaaacgccacagacaagatCGGATCTTCCGGATCGGAGAATGATGCTCAGTATTCTAGCCTTAACGCCGCAGGGACCTCAATTACACATGACTAACGAGATTTTACGTCACATATCCCAATTAGCCCAAATATCTTGTTGGAACTTGTGATGTACTCTCAAGCTGTAGCTCAATACTAAGTCAGGACTCGtaaagaactcatgtagaataagGGGTCATACTCTCATTCCACCCCAGATTTATAATGATGAAAAACGACAATACATCAAAGAATAGAATGGAATCAAACATATATTagaatagaaaagtaataatattaatccATAGGAATGAACATAGCTCCTatccttaacctaggaggtctAGCCGCTCATATTTTACAGGAAATAAAGTGTGATAAGTTCTGAGAGACTGAAGATAAATATCCTTAACAAGAGTGATCTtccttctatttatactaataaCTAGACTAAGCTAAATGTGCGAAAATCCACTtatgggcccacttggtgagtgtttgggttgAACTTGGCGTCCAACTTGAGTGAGTGGACGTTGAACGCCTACTAGGGAGGTAAATGCACTGCCTTGTGCTCCTTTGGTCAACACcagttttgggcgttcaacgctgaCCTTGATCCTtcttgggcgttgaacgc
Above is a genomic segment from Arachis stenosperma cultivar V10309 chromosome 1, arast.V10309.gnm1.PFL2, whole genome shotgun sequence containing:
- the LOC130936415 gene encoding expansin-like B1; translated protein: MELNLKRQIGIFCVLLILPALCSAAFTKSRATFYSTSDGLGTPTGRCGYGDYGRTVHGGSVAGVSNLWRDGVGCGLCYQVRCTNPSLCNSNGAYLVVTDYGAGDRTDFIMSPAAFSSLGVNSTANDELRKLGTVDIEYQRISCSYPGQNIVIKIKESSTNPGYLSIVLFNVGGTCDVIAIQLSQSGSNTWVSLQRVDGAVFQISNPPSGTLRFRFQVNCGSGLEWRLPKNDIPANWRAGATYDTGIQF